A genome region from Pseudanabaena sp. Chao 1811 includes the following:
- a CDS encoding phosphoribosyltransferase translates to MALGLPKTILEEVLLSMQVLGSFEDRHDAGCQLAELIVSAKPTNPIVYGIPRGGILVAAPIAQQLGCPLDVAIAKKIVLPINPETALGAITSDGYMLDMGRQYCSPSEWAHAVHYARTKADGLLHAFQPFRPQLDIAGTTAILVDDGIATGATIAVIAAAMKTLPYKEIWLAAPVAPLRMPKAIASRIDNIILLERPEVFVSVSYFYKQFPEVTTEEALACFQMANS, encoded by the coding sequence TTGGCGCTTGGTTTACCCAAGACTATTCTTGAGGAGGTTTTGCTCTCCATGCAAGTACTTGGTTCGTTTGAAGATCGGCATGATGCTGGCTGTCAATTAGCGGAATTAATTGTCAGCGCCAAGCCTACAAATCCGATTGTTTATGGGATTCCCCGTGGCGGTATATTAGTCGCTGCCCCGATCGCACAGCAACTTGGTTGCCCCTTGGATGTAGCGATCGCCAAAAAGATAGTGCTGCCGATTAATCCTGAAACCGCCCTAGGTGCAATCACATCTGACGGCTATATGCTAGATATGGGCAGGCAATATTGCTCTCCTAGCGAATGGGCTCATGCTGTTCACTATGCAAGGACTAAAGCTGATGGGCTACTTCACGCATTTCAACCATTCCGACCGCAGTTAGACATTGCTGGCACAACAGCAATCCTTGTTGACGATGGTATTGCCACAGGCGCAACGATCGCTGTGATTGCGGCGGCAATGAAAACCTTACCCTACAAAGAAATTTGGCTAGCGGCTCCTGTTGCACCCCTCCGAATGCCCAAGGCGATCGCCTCACGGATCGACAACATCATTTTATTAGAACGTCCTGAAGTATTTGTAAGTGTCAGCTATTTTTATAAACAGTTTCCCGAAGTGACGACAGAAGAAGCTTTAGCCTGTTTTCAAATGGCTAACAGCTAA
- a CDS encoding DUF2281 domain-containing protein: MQTLPKIEETLIAVIKTLPIDKQQALLEFAEFLQAKTTPKTPIKSIKGLWANADINLTEEELAATRKEMWATFPKDIEL; the protein is encoded by the coding sequence ATGCAAACACTACCTAAAATCGAAGAAACCTTAATTGCAGTCATCAAAACCTTACCAATCGACAAACAGCAAGCACTATTAGAATTTGCCGAGTTTTTGCAAGCTAAAACAACGCCTAAAACCCCAATCAAAAGCATCAAAGGCTTATGGGCAAATGCAGATATTAACCTCACCGAAGAAGAACTCGCCGCAACCCGAAAAGAAATGTGGGCAACCTTCCCCAAGGACATTGAATTATGA
- a CDS encoding type II toxin-antitoxin system VapC family toxin translates to MSVVADTHTIIWYLRSPEKLSTNAVTSLDNALNNGESIFISAISLVEMNYLVEKNRIPTSSLEQLLQLIDDPLVNLDDDFSSHRY, encoded by the coding sequence ATGAGCGTTGTAGCTGATACCCACACAATTATTTGGTATCTGCGAAGTCCAGAGAAATTATCAACAAATGCAGTAACTTCCCTTGATAATGCCTTGAACAATGGCGAATCAATTTTTATATCTGCAATTTCTCTTGTGGAAATGAATTATTTAGTTGAGAAAAATCGGATTCCCACAAGTTCGTTAGAGCAACTTTTACAACTAATAGACGATCCGCTTGTGAACTTAGATGACGATTTTTCCAGCCATAGGTATTAA
- a CDS encoding DUF4327 family protein has translation MITTAAKQPMPYSIDAIKHDACNLVEEGCISRLQPIYKLCQFYGDRDWVCIECELERNEFFLRDRIIDLLDGEEIRED, from the coding sequence ATGATTACCACAGCCGCCAAACAACCAATGCCCTATTCCATTGATGCCATCAAGCATGATGCTTGTAATCTTGTGGAAGAAGGTTGCATCAGTCGTTTACAACCCATTTATAAACTCTGTCAATTTTATGGCGATCGCGATTGGGTATGTATCGAATGTGAGTTAGAGCGCAATGAATTTTTTCTACGCGATCGCATTATTGATCTACTAGATGGTGAAGAAATACGCGAAGATTAG
- a CDS encoding putative toxin-antitoxin system toxin component, PIN family — MTKLRLVIDTNILISGLMSVNSLPQKLFDYATSQAILLMSDEVQSEIENVISRPKLQKYITLEQRNKFLTELSQQVERVTINQKIRACRDPKDNKFLELSVCGESDYIITGDADLLDLHPFQNISIIKAANFLTLV; from the coding sequence ATGACTAAACTAAGATTAGTAATCGATACCAACATCTTGATCAGCGGCTTAATGTCTGTAAATTCGTTACCCCAGAAGCTTTTCGACTATGCCACATCTCAAGCAATACTCCTGATGTCAGATGAAGTTCAATCAGAAATAGAAAATGTCATCAGCCGCCCCAAACTCCAAAAATACATCACCTTAGAACAGCGTAATAAATTTCTAACGGAGTTAAGCCAGCAGGTCGAAAGAGTCACAATCAACCAGAAAATTCGAGCCTGTCGAGACCCTAAAGATAATAAGTTTCTAGAGTTATCTGTCTGCGGTGAATCCGACTACATCATCACAGGCGATGCCGATCTTTTAGATTTACATCCATTTCAAAATATTTCCATCATCAAAGCCGCTAATTTTTTAACATTGGTTTAA
- the hypE gene encoding hydrogenase expression/formation protein HypE, with amino-acid sequence MSLEQISCPIAFQQYPQILLAHGGGGRLTHQLISEIFAPAFGMGDRAQQDAATFSLTGQKLAFTTDSYVVKPLFFAGGDIGTLAVNGTVNDLAMVGAKPLYLSAGFILEEGLPMETLWRVVQSMRQAAEMAGVQIVTGDTKVVDRGKGDGIFINTSGIGAIATDLEIAPHSIREGDVILLNGDIGRHGIAIMAAREGLEFETEIQSDCMALADLVMSLLEGGVAIHAMRDLTRGGLATALNELASTANLKITIEESAIAVQEDVRAVCEILGLDPLYVANEGRFVAFVPEAEAEKAIAISRSFPEVGGQMRVIGRIGDRGQEIVSMRGQIGVSRILSMLSGEQLPRIC; translated from the coding sequence ATGTCTCTAGAACAAATATCTTGCCCGATCGCCTTCCAGCAATATCCACAAATTCTATTGGCGCATGGTGGGGGTGGTCGGTTAACGCATCAACTCATTTCTGAGATATTTGCCCCTGCGTTTGGGATGGGCGATCGCGCTCAACAGGATGCGGCTACTTTTTCATTGACAGGGCAGAAATTAGCTTTTACGACGGATTCCTATGTGGTAAAGCCACTCTTTTTTGCAGGGGGAGACATTGGTACTTTAGCGGTCAATGGAACCGTTAATGATTTGGCGATGGTGGGAGCGAAACCTCTGTATTTGAGTGCAGGCTTTATCTTGGAAGAGGGCTTGCCAATGGAGACATTATGGCGCGTGGTGCAATCGATGCGTCAGGCTGCCGAGATGGCAGGAGTGCAGATTGTCACGGGTGACACGAAAGTGGTCGATCGCGGTAAGGGTGATGGCATTTTCATTAATACATCGGGGATTGGGGCGATCGCAACGGATTTAGAAATTGCACCACATTCGATTCGGGAGGGGGATGTAATTCTCCTGAATGGCGATATTGGTCGTCATGGCATCGCCATTATGGCGGCACGAGAAGGGTTGGAATTTGAGACAGAAATTCAGAGCGACTGTATGGCTTTGGCAGATTTGGTGATGTCTTTGCTAGAAGGAGGTGTGGCAATTCATGCGATGCGCGATTTAACCCGTGGCGGTTTGGCAACTGCCCTGAATGAATTAGCAAGTACAGCTAACCTGAAGATCACCATAGAAGAATCAGCGATCGCTGTGCAAGAGGATGTGCGGGCAGTCTGTGAAATTTTGGGACTCGATCCGCTCTATGTAGCCAATGAGGGGAGATTTGTGGCGTTTGTTCCTGAGGCAGAAGCTGAGAAAGCGATCGCTATTTCTCGAAGTTTCCCTGAGGTAGGGGGACAGATGCGTGTGATTGGCAGAATTGGCGATCGCGGACAGGAGATCGTATCTATGCGTGGTCAGATCGGAGTGAGTCGGATTTTGAGTATGCTCAGTGGTGAGCAGTTACCCCGCATTTGCTAA
- a CDS encoding transposase, whose amino-acid sequence MESIVKHAQGLVYSLICLMPSVYQKASLNAILGLFLEAQGHPYPEHTQVKSASALSRFLNHYNWSTRGLIRATRLSILGQIAKHRPSKRVPLKILIDLTTLEKSGKFLHLSNPTPNEPDPWVRILNGKRGLHLVVLYLVYGEWRVPWSFRVWRGKGYSSPSDLACKLLGTVPKQLTQGKTVIVLADTEFSTVKFFNAVRAKSWRIVVGVRNNRKLQDGRTVKQLYPHGKRGQLILLEGLSTPLTISWFWLKRADSKRELRFVVSSHPYSGAYLVMLGRKRWAIEGFFKTIKHRFGLHCFGQSTKLGVYRWLILSLLSYLLAHWIDQWSFPPILDWKATCDLTLSVLFPSVLWLKLLRYLQISADIAARHGFEIILKPIPT is encoded by the coding sequence ATGGAAAGCATCGTTAAGCACGCCCAAGGTTTAGTGTATAGCCTAATTTGTCTGATGCCAAGTGTGTATCAAAAAGCAAGTCTGAATGCAATATTAGGGCTATTTCTGGAAGCGCAAGGGCATCCCTATCCAGAACATACACAGGTAAAATCAGCGAGTGCATTAAGCCGATTTCTCAATCACTATAACTGGTCAACAAGAGGACTAATTCGAGCAACAAGGCTGTCAATTTTGGGGCAAATCGCCAAGCATCGCCCATCGAAGAGAGTGCCATTAAAGATACTGATAGACCTGACCACCTTAGAAAAAAGCGGCAAGTTTTTACATTTGAGCAATCCCACCCCAAACGAACCAGACCCATGGGTGAGAATCCTCAACGGAAAGCGAGGACTACATCTGGTTGTACTGTATCTGGTCTATGGAGAGTGGCGCGTACCATGGAGTTTTAGAGTATGGCGCGGCAAAGGATACTCCAGTCCCTCTGACTTAGCTTGTAAGTTATTGGGGACAGTACCCAAGCAACTAACCCAAGGCAAGACTGTGATTGTCCTTGCTGATACTGAGTTTAGTACGGTGAAGTTTTTCAATGCTGTCCGCGCCAAGTCTTGGCGCATCGTTGTCGGTGTCCGCAACAATCGTAAACTTCAAGATGGACGTACCGTCAAACAACTTTATCCCCATGGCAAACGTGGACAACTAATTTTACTGGAAGGGCTAAGTACGCCTTTGACGATCTCTTGGTTCTGGCTCAAAAGAGCCGATAGTAAACGGGAGTTACGCTTTGTGGTCTCTTCTCATCCTTATTCTGGCGCTTATCTGGTGATGTTAGGTCGTAAGCGTTGGGCGATTGAGGGATTCTTCAAAACCATCAAACATCGCTTTGGTTTGCATTGTTTTGGGCAATCTACAAAACTTGGCGTTTATCGTTGGCTTATCCTCTCTCTGCTTTCTTATCTTTTGGCTCATTGGATTGATCAATGGTCGTTTCCTCCCATCTTGGACTGGAAAGCTACCTGTGATTTAACCCTTTCTGTTTTATTCCCTTCTGTCCTTTGGTTGAAACTTCTCAGGTATCTTCAAATTAGTGCCGATATTGCTGCTCGTCATGGCTTTGAAATTATTCTCAAACCCATTCCCACTTGA